ATGGCGTTGCGGATGCGCGCGAGGAAATCAGCAATGGGATCAGTCATTGACATTCAGCACCTACCAGCTCGACTTGATGACGCCGGGGATGTCGCCCCGGAGCGCAAGGTTTCGGAAGCAGATCCGGCACAGATCAAACTTCCGCAGGAACGCCCGCGCTCGGCCGCACTGCTTGCAACGGTTGCGATGACGAACCCGCCATTTGGGGGTCGGGC
This genomic window from Polyangia bacterium contains:
- a CDS encoding type Z 30S ribosomal protein S14, whose translation is MAKTVDMHRPTPKWRVRHRNRCKQCGRARAFLRKFDLCRICFRNLALRGDIPGVIKSSW